One stretch of Comamonas testosteroni DNA includes these proteins:
- the iscU gene encoding Fe-S cluster assembly scaffold IscU, translating into MAYSEKVVDHYENPRNVGSFDKSDDSVGTGMVGAPACGDVMKLQIKVNPATGVIEDARFKTYGCGSAIASSSLVTEWVKGKTLDEAAALKNSQIAEELALPPVKVHCSILAEDAIKAAVNDYRAKRTATEA; encoded by the coding sequence ATGGCTTACTCCGAAAAAGTTGTTGACCACTATGAAAACCCCCGCAACGTGGGCTCGTTCGACAAGAGCGATGACTCCGTGGGCACGGGTATGGTGGGTGCGCCCGCTTGCGGCGACGTGATGAAGCTGCAGATCAAGGTCAATCCTGCCACCGGCGTGATCGAAGATGCACGCTTCAAGACCTATGGCTGCGGCTCTGCCATCGCCTCGTCTTCGTTGGTGACCGAATGGGTCAAGGGCAAGACGCTGGATGAGGCTGCAGCCCTGAAGAACAGCCAGATCGCCGAAGAGCTGGCGCTGCCACCGGTCAAGGTTCACTGCTCCATCCTGGCTGAAGATGCCATCAAGGCAGCCGTGAACGACTACCGCGCAAAGCGCACGGCGACGGAAGCCTAA
- a CDS encoding IscS subfamily cysteine desulfurase — protein MDMTPHFPIYLDYGATTPVDPRVADAMIPWLREHFGNAASRSHAWGWEAEEAVEKARKQVADLIGADPREIVWTSGATESDNLAIKGAAHFYQGKGKHLITVKTEHKAVLDTMRELERQGFEVSYLDVQENGLLDIEVFKAAIRPDTILASVMAVNNEIGVVQDLNTIGALCREKGIIFHVDAAQASGKMELNMQTMPIDLMSLASHKTYGPKGIGALYVRRKPRVRLEAQMHGGGHERGMRSGTLATHQIVGMGEAFRIAKEEMAKDMEHARALRQRLLDGLKDLEQVFVNGDMDNGVPHYLNMSFNFVEGESLIMGIKGLAVSSGSACTSASLEPSYVLRALGRSDELAHSSLRMTFGRFTTEEEIDYAIKSIRENVLKLRELSPLWEMYKDGIDLSTIQWAAH, from the coding sequence ATGGACATGACCCCGCACTTTCCCATTTATCTCGACTACGGTGCAACCACTCCGGTGGATCCCCGCGTGGCGGACGCCATGATTCCCTGGCTGCGTGAACATTTTGGCAATGCCGCATCGCGCAGCCATGCCTGGGGCTGGGAAGCCGAAGAGGCCGTCGAGAAGGCCCGCAAGCAGGTGGCTGATCTGATTGGCGCCGATCCGCGTGAAATCGTCTGGACCAGCGGTGCGACCGAGTCGGACAACCTGGCCATCAAGGGCGCAGCGCATTTCTATCAAGGCAAGGGCAAGCACCTGATCACCGTGAAGACCGAGCACAAGGCTGTGCTGGACACCATGCGTGAACTGGAGCGCCAGGGCTTTGAAGTCAGCTATCTGGACGTGCAGGAAAACGGTCTGCTGGACATCGAAGTGTTCAAGGCCGCGATCCGCCCCGACACCATCCTCGCCAGCGTGATGGCCGTGAACAACGAGATCGGTGTGGTTCAGGATCTGAACACCATTGGCGCTCTGTGCCGTGAGAAGGGCATCATCTTCCACGTCGATGCGGCTCAGGCTTCGGGCAAGATGGAGCTGAACATGCAGACCATGCCCATCGACCTGATGAGCCTGGCTTCGCACAAGACCTACGGCCCCAAGGGTATCGGCGCTCTGTACGTGCGCCGCAAGCCACGCGTGCGCCTGGAAGCTCAGATGCACGGCGGCGGTCATGAACGCGGCATGCGTTCCGGCACGCTGGCAACCCACCAGATCGTGGGCATGGGCGAAGCCTTCCGCATTGCCAAGGAGGAGATGGCCAAGGATATGGAGCACGCACGTGCGCTGCGCCAGCGTCTGCTCGATGGTCTGAAGGATCTGGAACAGGTGTTCGTGAACGGCGATATGGACAACGGTGTTCCCCATTACCTGAACATGAGCTTCAACTTCGTCGAAGGCGAATCGTTGATCATGGGCATCAAGGGGCTGGCCGTGTCCTCGGGTTCCGCCTGCACATCCGCCAGCCTGGAGCCCAGCTATGTGCTGCGTGCCCTGGGCCGCAGCGATGAGCTGGCACACAGCTCTTTGCGCATGACCTTTGGTCGCTTCACGACGGAAGAAGAAATTGACTACGCGATCAAGTCGATCCGCGAAAACGTGCTGAAGCTGCGCGAGCTGAGCCCTCTGTGGGAGATGTACAAAGACGGCATCGACCTCAGCACTATTCAATGGGCTGCACACTAA
- the iscR gene encoding Fe-S cluster assembly transcriptional regulator IscR, whose protein sequence is MRLTTKGRFAVTAMIDLALRQNNGPVTLAAISQRQQISLSYLEQLFGKLRRHELVESTRGPGGGYTLARKATDITVADIIVSVDEPIDATQCGGKENCLGEAGRCMTHELWAALNQRMVEFLDSVTLQKLVDEQLAKGIQIEDKPVVRRAISTAPVVKPIRVNAPNSVFALGNAFAKS, encoded by the coding sequence ATGCGTCTTACGACCAAAGGCCGCTTTGCGGTCACCGCGATGATCGACCTGGCACTGCGCCAGAACAATGGCCCTGTGACCCTGGCTGCCATCAGCCAGCGTCAGCAGATTTCGCTGTCCTATCTGGAACAGTTGTTTGGCAAGCTGCGTCGTCACGAACTGGTGGAATCCACCCGTGGCCCCGGCGGCGGCTACACCCTGGCCCGCAAGGCGACAGACATCACCGTGGCCGACATCATCGTCTCGGTGGATGAACCCATTGATGCGACCCAGTGCGGTGGCAAGGAAAACTGTCTGGGCGAAGCCGGCCGCTGCATGACCCATGAGCTGTGGGCAGCTCTGAATCAGCGCATGGTGGAATTCCTGGACTCCGTCACTTTGCAAAAGCTGGTGGACGAGCAACTGGCCAAGGGCATCCAGATCGAGGACAAGCCCGTGGTGCGCCGCGCCATCTCCACAGCACCCGTGGTCAAGCCCATCCGTGTGAACGCACCGAACTCGGTGTTCGCCCTGGGTAACGCCTTCGCAAAATCCTGA
- the uvrB gene encoding excinuclease ABC subunit UvrB, with protein MQEQNMNAEPQGRFVQYPDSPFELFQPYPPAGDQPAAIEKLVEGVNDGESFQTLLGVTGSGKTFTMANVIARLGKPAIVFAPNKTLAAQLYSEFREFFPKNAVEYFVSYYDYYQPEAYVPQRDLFIEKDSAINEHIEQMRLSCTKSIMERRDVVIVATVSAIYGIGEPESYHRMIMTLRAGDTLNQRDAIAQLIRMQYQRNDQDFSRGTFRVRGDTIDVFPAEHSELAVRIELFDDEVESLQLFDPLTGRVRQSIPRFTIYPSSHYVTPRDKVLAAVETIKEELAERLKQLVGMGKLVEAQRLEQRTRFDLEMLSEVGHCKGIENYTRHLSASKPGDPPSTLTDYLPRDAIMFLDESHQMIGQLNAMYNGDRARKTTLVEYGFRLPSALDNRPLKFEEFEQRMRQVVFVSATPAEYEKTHAGQVVEQVVRPTGLVDPEIEVRPAIHQVDDVLQEIRQRVELEERVLITTLTKRMAEQLTEYLTDNGVKVRYLHSDVDTVERVEIIRDLRLGAFDVLVGINLLREGLDIPEVSLVAILDADKEGFLRAERSLIQTIGRAARNVNGKAILYADRITESMKKAIGETERRREKQMAFNEANGIVPKQIVKRVKDLIDGVYSEKSGKEAERLQEQALQQARVEDMSEKDIAKEIKRLEKQMLEHARNLEFEQAARVRDQLSLLKQQLFGAAP; from the coding sequence ATGCAAGAACAAAATATGAATGCCGAGCCGCAAGGCCGTTTCGTGCAATACCCGGACTCGCCGTTCGAGCTGTTCCAGCCCTATCCACCGGCGGGGGATCAGCCTGCGGCCATCGAAAAACTGGTCGAAGGCGTCAATGACGGCGAGTCCTTCCAGACGCTGCTGGGCGTGACGGGCTCGGGCAAGACCTTCACCATGGCCAACGTGATCGCGCGCCTGGGCAAGCCCGCCATCGTGTTTGCGCCCAACAAGACACTGGCGGCACAGCTGTACTCGGAGTTCAGGGAGTTTTTCCCGAAAAACGCGGTCGAGTACTTCGTCAGCTACTACGACTACTACCAGCCTGAAGCCTATGTGCCCCAGCGCGACCTGTTCATCGAAAAGGACAGCGCCATCAACGAGCACATCGAGCAGATGCGCCTGTCCTGCACCAAGAGCATCATGGAGCGGCGCGATGTGGTGATCGTGGCCACCGTCTCGGCCATCTACGGCATCGGCGAGCCCGAGAGCTACCACCGCATGATCATGACGCTGCGCGCGGGCGACACGCTCAACCAGCGTGATGCGATCGCGCAGCTGATCCGCATGCAGTACCAGCGCAACGACCAGGATTTCTCGCGCGGCACCTTCCGCGTGCGCGGCGACACCATCGACGTGTTCCCGGCCGAGCATTCGGAGCTGGCCGTGCGCATCGAGCTGTTCGACGACGAGGTCGAGAGCCTGCAGCTGTTCGATCCGCTCACCGGCCGGGTGCGCCAGAGCATTCCGCGCTTCACCATCTATCCCAGCAGCCACTACGTGACGCCGCGCGACAAGGTGCTGGCGGCCGTGGAGACCATCAAGGAAGAGCTGGCCGAGCGCCTCAAGCAGCTGGTGGGCATGGGCAAGCTGGTGGAGGCGCAGCGCCTGGAGCAGCGCACGCGCTTCGATCTGGAAATGCTCAGCGAAGTCGGGCACTGCAAGGGTATCGAGAACTACACCCGCCATCTTTCGGCCTCCAAGCCCGGCGATCCGCCCAGCACGCTGACCGACTATCTGCCGCGCGACGCCATCATGTTCCTCGACGAGAGCCATCAGATGATCGGCCAGCTCAACGCCATGTACAACGGCGACCGGGCGCGCAAGACCACGCTGGTGGAATATGGTTTTCGCCTGCCGTCGGCGCTGGACAACCGCCCGCTCAAGTTCGAGGAGTTCGAGCAGCGCATGCGCCAGGTGGTGTTTGTCTCGGCCACGCCCGCCGAGTACGAGAAGACCCACGCGGGGCAGGTGGTGGAGCAGGTGGTGCGCCCCACCGGCCTGGTCGACCCCGAGATCGAAGTGCGGCCGGCGATTCACCAGGTCGACGATGTGCTGCAGGAAATCCGCCAGCGCGTGGAGCTGGAGGAACGCGTGCTCATCACCACGCTGACCAAGCGCATGGCCGAGCAGCTGACCGAATACCTGACCGACAACGGCGTGAAGGTGCGCTATCTGCACTCCGACGTGGATACGGTGGAGCGAGTGGAAATCATCCGCGACCTGCGTCTGGGGGCCTTCGATGTGCTGGTCGGTATCAATTTGCTGCGCGAAGGCCTGGATATTCCCGAGGTCTCGCTGGTGGCGATCCTGGACGCCGACAAGGAAGGTTTTCTGCGTGCCGAGCGCAGCCTGATCCAGACCATCGGTCGCGCAGCGCGCAACGTCAACGGCAAGGCGATTCTGTACGCGGATCGCATAACCGAGTCCATGAAGAAAGCCATCGGCGAAACCGAAAGACGCCGCGAAAAACAGATGGCTTTCAATGAAGCCAACGGAATCGTGCCCAAGCAGATTGTCAAGAGGGTGAAAGACCTGATTGATGGTGTCTACAGCGAAAAGAGCGGCAAAGAGGCCGAACGCCTGCAGGAGCAGGCACTACAGCAGGCACGTGTCGAGGATATGTCGGAGAAAGACATTGCCAAGGAGATCAAGCGTCTGGAGAAGCAAATGCTCGAGCACGCCAGGAACCTGGAATTCGAGCAGGCAGCGCGCGTGCGAGACCAGCTTTCGCTTCTCAAGCAGCAATTGTTCGGGGCTGCACCGTAG
- a CDS encoding amino acid aminotransferase translates to MSLFTAVEMAPRDPILGLNEQFNADSNPNKVNLGVGVYFDDNGKLPLLECVQAAEKAMMEKPTARGYLPIDGIAAYDNGVKALVFGAESDVVKSGRVATVQAIGGTGGLKIGADFLKKLNPNAKVLISNPSWENHKAIFTNAGFEVGTYAYYDAATRSIDFAGMLADLNAAAAGTVVVLHACCHNPTGYDITAAQWDEVIAVVKAKGLVAFLDMAYQGFGHGIAEDGAVIGKFVAAGLNIFVSTSFSKSFSLYGERVGALSVVASDKEEAARVLSQLKIVIRTNYSNPPTHGGAVVAAVLNNPELHALWEKELGEMRVRIKAMRQKLVDGLKAAGVTQDMSFITTQIGMFSYSGLSKDQMVRLRSEFGVYGTDTGRMCVAALNSKNIDYVCKAIAAVI, encoded by the coding sequence ATGTCTCTGTTTACCGCCGTCGAAATGGCCCCCCGCGACCCCATCCTGGGTCTGAACGAGCAATTCAACGCTGACTCCAACCCCAACAAAGTGAACCTGGGCGTGGGCGTGTACTTCGACGACAACGGCAAGCTGCCCCTGCTGGAGTGCGTGCAGGCCGCCGAGAAGGCCATGATGGAAAAGCCCACCGCCCGTGGCTATCTGCCCATCGACGGTATCGCCGCCTATGACAACGGCGTCAAGGCCCTGGTGTTCGGTGCCGAATCGGACGTGGTCAAGTCCGGCCGCGTGGCCACCGTGCAGGCCATCGGCGGCACCGGCGGTCTGAAGATCGGCGCCGACTTCCTCAAGAAGCTCAACCCCAACGCCAAGGTCCTGATCTCCAACCCCAGCTGGGAGAACCACAAGGCCATCTTCACCAACGCTGGTTTTGAAGTCGGCACCTACGCTTACTACGATGCAGCGACCCGCTCCATCGACTTCGCCGGCATGCTGGCCGACCTGAACGCTGCCGCTGCCGGCACCGTGGTCGTGCTGCACGCCTGCTGCCACAACCCCACCGGCTACGACATCACTGCCGCTCAGTGGGATGAAGTGATTGCCGTCGTCAAGGCCAAGGGCCTGGTCGCCTTCCTGGACATGGCCTACCAGGGCTTCGGCCACGGTATCGCCGAAGACGGCGCCGTGATCGGCAAGTTCGTGGCTGCCGGCCTGAACATCTTCGTGTCGACTTCGTTCTCCAAGAGCTTCAGCCTGTATGGCGAGCGCGTGGGGGCCCTGTCCGTGGTGGCCTCCGACAAGGAAGAGGCCGCTCGCGTGCTGTCGCAGCTGAAGATCGTCATCCGCACCAACTACTCCAACCCTCCCACCCATGGCGGCGCCGTGGTGGCAGCGGTGCTGAACAACCCCGAGCTGCACGCTCTGTGGGAAAAGGAACTGGGCGAGATGCGTGTGCGCATCAAGGCCATGCGCCAGAAGCTGGTCGACGGCCTGAAGGCTGCCGGCGTGACCCAGGACATGTCCTTCATCACCACCCAGATCGGCATGTTCTCGTACTCCGGCCTGTCCAAGGACCAGATGGTGCGCCTGCGCTCCGAGTTCGGCGTGTACGGCACCGACACCGGCCGCATGTGCGTGGCCGCGCTGAACAGCAAGAACATCGACTATGTCTGCAAGGCCATCGCCGCCGTGATCTAA
- the ygiD gene encoding 4,5-DOPA dioxygenase extradiol: MSLGAASVLAAGGGWKAFSMNSTSSSLLPEQLLQQLKPSPRMPVMFLGHGSPMNVIEDTHWRQSWKALGQELTAKGIAPQLILCISAHWLTESDWALTGMAQPRTIHDFGGFPQELFDQQYPAPGAPEVARQLAAELQSPLDGSALLVDQKWGFDHGTWSVLLPMFPEASIPVMQLSMPYGLAPEKHFEMGRQLRALRERGVLIVGSGNIVHNLRAMQRGASDNQAYDWTIQFDTEVQQRLDSGNLADLSTFLDWGPQARLAHPTHDHYLPLLYAAGAVQEGEAPRVFNTAYQYAALSMRSAIWGLSA, from the coding sequence TTGTCCCTGGGCGCAGCCTCCGTGCTGGCAGCCGGCGGGGGCTGGAAGGCTTTTTCCATGAACTCCACTTCTTCTTCCCTGTTGCCCGAGCAGCTGCTGCAGCAGCTCAAGCCTTCGCCGCGCATGCCGGTGATGTTCCTCGGCCATGGCAGTCCCATGAATGTGATCGAGGACACGCACTGGCGCCAGAGCTGGAAGGCGCTGGGCCAGGAGCTGACAGCCAAGGGCATTGCGCCGCAACTGATTCTCTGCATCTCGGCCCATTGGCTGACCGAGTCCGACTGGGCGCTGACCGGCATGGCCCAGCCGCGCACGATTCATGACTTCGGTGGCTTTCCGCAAGAGCTGTTCGATCAGCAATATCCCGCCCCCGGCGCGCCCGAGGTGGCCAGGCAGCTGGCGGCCGAGCTGCAGTCGCCGCTGGACGGATCAGCCCTGCTGGTGGACCAGAAATGGGGTTTTGACCACGGAACCTGGTCGGTGCTGCTGCCCATGTTCCCCGAGGCCAGCATTCCCGTCATGCAGCTGAGCATGCCCTATGGGCTGGCGCCCGAAAAGCATTTCGAGATGGGCCGCCAGCTGCGTGCGCTGCGCGAGCGCGGCGTGCTGATCGTGGGCAGCGGCAATATCGTGCACAACCTGCGCGCCATGCAGCGCGGTGCCAGCGACAACCAGGCCTATGACTGGACGATACAGTTCGACACCGAAGTGCAGCAGCGCCTGGACAGCGGCAATCTGGCTGATCTGAGCACCTTTCTGGACTGGGGGCCGCAGGCCCGTCTGGCCCATCCCACGCACGACCACTATCTGCCCCTGCTGTATGCGGCAGGGGCCGTGCAGGAGGGCGAAGCGCCGCGCGTGTTCAACACGGCCTACCAGTATGCGGCGCTCTCCATGCGCTCGGCCATCTGGGGGTTGAGCGCCTGA
- a CDS encoding CoA transferase, translating into MPSTTIQPLQGIRILSLALNLPGPAALWRCAGMGADCRKLEPLAPGAGRSADPMGLYCPDAYAQMHDKVQTLQADLKTAEGQASLHAQLAQTDVLLTSFRPSALSKLGLGWETLQQRYPRLSLVRVVGSAGELADVPGHDLTYQAEAGLVHSTALPPSLFADMAGALMASEAVLQAVLVSSRSGHGILREVGLAQAAQWLALPWHWGLTQPTGDVGGAHAGYRIYPCADGIVAVAALEPHFAQRLCEAADLPFGHPTDMRKPEIHQGVARFLAARSCAQLMQLAQDRDIPLHALSQT; encoded by the coding sequence ATGCCCAGCACCACCATTCAGCCCCTGCAAGGAATTCGCATACTCAGCCTGGCTCTGAACCTGCCCGGCCCTGCCGCCCTGTGGCGCTGTGCCGGCATGGGAGCCGATTGCCGCAAGCTTGAGCCTCTGGCCCCCGGCGCAGGCCGCAGCGCCGACCCCATGGGCCTCTACTGCCCCGATGCCTACGCGCAGATGCATGACAAGGTGCAAACCCTGCAGGCCGATCTCAAGACTGCCGAAGGCCAGGCCAGCCTGCATGCGCAACTGGCGCAAACCGATGTGCTGCTGACCTCGTTCCGTCCCTCGGCCCTGAGCAAGCTGGGCCTGGGCTGGGAAACCCTGCAGCAGCGCTACCCCCGACTGTCGCTGGTGCGCGTGGTTGGCAGCGCCGGCGAACTGGCAGATGTCCCTGGCCACGACCTCACCTATCAGGCCGAAGCGGGCCTCGTTCACAGCACCGCCCTGCCCCCCAGCCTGTTTGCCGATATGGCGGGGGCGCTGATGGCCAGCGAGGCCGTACTCCAGGCCGTACTCGTCAGCAGCCGCAGCGGGCACGGCATCCTGCGCGAAGTCGGACTGGCCCAGGCCGCGCAATGGCTGGCCCTGCCCTGGCACTGGGGCCTGACCCAGCCCACGGGCGATGTCGGCGGCGCCCATGCGGGCTACCGCATATATCCCTGCGCCGACGGCATCGTGGCCGTGGCCGCGCTGGAGCCTCACTTTGCCCAGCGTCTGTGCGAAGCGGCAGACCTGCCCTTCGGCCATCCCACCGATATGCGCAAGCCCGAAATCCATCAAGGCGTGGCCCGGTTTCTGGCAGCCCGCAGCTGCGCGCAACTGATGCAGCTGGCGCAGGACAGGGATATTCCACTGCACGCCCTGTCCCAAACCTGA
- a CDS encoding aldo/keto reductase: MENRKIGPFSVANVALGCMNFCHAYGNPVSTEQSHAVLHAALDAGVTLFDTAALYGFGASESLIGPVLKPHRNHITLASKCGMAGVRGEDGVMRRVIDGRPKTLRQNCEDSLKRLGTDVIDLYYLHRWDKNVPIEESVGEMARLKEEGKVRALGLSEVGADALRRAHKEHPIAALQSEYSLWSRNAELGTLAACKELGIAYVAFSPMGRAFFSGKLQQVDNLVKGDIRATMPRFAGEAYAQNLRLLAPMQAVAEKAGCTLAELAIAWVLHQGEHVIALPGTTSVEHLHEDIRGGRVHLGAELLAELDDIFKPEAIAGDRYALQGQGEVDTEKYAFEKRPG, translated from the coding sequence ATGGAAAACCGCAAAATCGGCCCATTCAGCGTCGCCAATGTCGCGCTGGGCTGCATGAATTTCTGCCATGCCTACGGAAACCCCGTCTCTACCGAGCAGTCGCACGCCGTGCTGCACGCGGCACTGGATGCGGGTGTGACCTTGTTCGACACCGCTGCCCTCTATGGCTTTGGCGCCAGTGAGTCGCTGATCGGTCCCGTGCTCAAGCCCCACCGCAACCACATCACCCTGGCGAGCAAATGCGGCATGGCCGGCGTGCGCGGCGAAGACGGCGTGATGCGCCGCGTCATCGACGGTCGCCCCAAAACCCTGCGCCAGAACTGCGAAGACAGTCTCAAGCGCCTGGGCACCGATGTGATCGATCTCTACTATCTGCATCGCTGGGACAAGAATGTGCCCATCGAGGAGTCGGTGGGCGAGATGGCGCGTCTGAAGGAAGAGGGCAAGGTTCGCGCCCTGGGCCTGTCGGAAGTGGGGGCCGATGCACTGCGCCGCGCGCACAAGGAGCACCCGATTGCGGCGCTGCAAAGCGAATATTCGCTGTGGTCGCGCAATGCAGAGCTGGGCACGCTCGCCGCCTGCAAGGAGCTGGGCATTGCCTATGTAGCCTTCAGCCCCATGGGCCGCGCCTTCTTCAGCGGCAAGCTGCAGCAGGTGGACAACCTGGTCAAGGGCGATATCCGCGCCACCATGCCGCGCTTTGCCGGCGAGGCCTATGCGCAGAATCTGCGCCTGCTGGCGCCCATGCAGGCCGTGGCGGAAAAAGCCGGCTGCACGCTGGCCGAGCTGGCCATCGCTTGGGTGCTGCACCAGGGCGAGCATGTGATTGCCTTGCCCGGCACCACCAGCGTGGAGCATCTGCACGAAGACATTCGCGGTGGCCGCGTCCATCTCGGCGCCGAGCTGCTGGCCGAGCTCGATGACATCTTCAAGCCCGAAGCCATTGCCGGCGACCGCTATGCATTGCAAGGCCAGGGCGAGGTGGATACCGAGAAATACGCGTTTGAAAAGCGCCCAGGCTAG
- a CDS encoding 3-hydroxyacyl-CoA dehydrogenase → MTHVNHLTVLGSGVLGGQIAWHSAFKGKTVVVYDISEDALARCRAAQAQYAAIYLAELGAGEADIEATRQRLSFTTDMARAVAKADLVIEAVPEIPDVKTGVYQQMAPLLPAHTVVATNSSTFLPSDFAAATGRPEKFCALHYANYIWSANVVEIMPHAATARATQETVTRFGIETGMVPIPIATEHNGYVINTWFPALLKAAQTLVTNGIATPEDVDRTFLIANRGARMGPFGMMDIVGMKTCYDVSIYWGQLQGDAQQLANAEYVKTQLMDKGRTGMLAGKGYYDYPNPAYAAAGFLDVPALSQLSDIVDRCISRA, encoded by the coding sequence ATGACCCATGTGAATCATTTGACCGTCCTGGGCTCGGGCGTGCTGGGTGGCCAGATTGCCTGGCACAGCGCGTTCAAGGGCAAAACCGTGGTTGTCTACGACATCTCGGAAGATGCGCTGGCGCGCTGCCGCGCCGCACAGGCGCAGTACGCAGCCATCTATCTGGCAGAACTCGGTGCGGGCGAGGCCGACATCGAGGCCACGCGCCAGCGTCTGAGTTTTACCACGGACATGGCCCGGGCCGTGGCCAAGGCTGATCTGGTCATCGAGGCCGTTCCGGAGATCCCGGATGTCAAGACCGGCGTCTATCAGCAGATGGCGCCGCTGCTGCCAGCCCATACCGTGGTTGCCACCAACTCGTCCACCTTTTTGCCCAGCGACTTCGCGGCTGCCACGGGCCGGCCCGAGAAGTTCTGCGCGCTGCACTACGCCAACTACATCTGGTCGGCCAATGTCGTGGAAATCATGCCGCATGCAGCGACGGCCCGGGCCACGCAGGAGACCGTCACCCGGTTCGGCATCGAGACCGGCATGGTGCCGATTCCCATCGCCACGGAGCACAACGGCTATGTCATCAACACCTGGTTCCCCGCACTGCTCAAGGCCGCCCAGACGCTGGTGACCAATGGAATCGCCACACCCGAGGATGTGGACCGCACCTTCCTGATCGCCAACCGCGGTGCCCGCATGGGCCCGTTCGGCATGATGGACATCGTGGGCATGAAGACCTGCTATGACGTATCCATTTACTGGGGGCAGTTGCAGGGCGATGCGCAGCAGCTGGCCAATGCCGAATATGTCAAGACCCAGTTGATGGACAAGGGCCGTACTGGCATGCTGGCGGGCAAGGGCTATTACGACTACCCGAATCCGGCCTATGCGGCGGCGGGCTTTCTGGATGTGCCGGCGCTGTCGCAGCTATCTGACATCGTTGACCGCTGTATCTCCAGAGCCTGA
- a CDS encoding alpha/beta hydrolase, with product MALDPHLAGVLQQLAAANRKAIADGTPEEGRAGYLALTRGSLTPEQIVPVASVQDITVPGGAGPVAARIYRPEGTGPFPTVAYFHGGGYVIGNLDTHDNMCREICRGAQAVVVSVDYRLAPEHPFPAGIEDAVAAARWVVANAHELGDSAIVAVAGDSAGGNFCAVVTQQLRDGGIPLAAQFLIYPAVDHAAAEYASAEQNAKGYFLEAETMAWFYNHYAGTSHNALDPRLAPLQAKSLANLPPAVIVNAEFDPLRDQGAAYAHALRAAGGQAELIEGAGMIHGFFDMGRWSPGAQAVITRSIERFAGLLKSQTR from the coding sequence ATGGCTCTCGATCCACATCTGGCCGGCGTCCTGCAGCAACTGGCCGCTGCCAACAGGAAAGCCATCGCAGACGGTACGCCCGAAGAGGGCCGCGCCGGCTATCTGGCGCTGACCCGTGGCTCGCTCACACCCGAGCAGATCGTGCCCGTGGCCAGCGTTCAGGACATCACCGTGCCCGGCGGCGCAGGCCCTGTGGCCGCACGCATCTATCGGCCCGAAGGCACTGGGCCTTTTCCGACCGTGGCGTATTTCCACGGCGGAGGCTATGTCATCGGCAACCTGGACACGCATGACAATATGTGCCGAGAGATCTGCCGCGGCGCGCAGGCCGTGGTGGTGTCGGTGGACTACCGGCTTGCCCCCGAGCATCCCTTCCCCGCAGGCATAGAGGACGCCGTGGCTGCCGCCAGATGGGTGGTTGCCAATGCGCATGAGCTGGGGGACAGTGCCATCGTGGCCGTGGCGGGCGACAGCGCTGGCGGCAACTTCTGCGCCGTGGTGACGCAGCAGCTGCGCGATGGGGGCATTCCCCTGGCTGCGCAATTCCTCATCTACCCCGCGGTAGACCACGCCGCCGCCGAGTACGCCAGCGCCGAGCAGAACGCCAAGGGCTATTTCCTGGAAGCCGAGACCATGGCCTGGTTCTACAACCATTACGCCGGCACCTCCCACAATGCGCTGGATCCGCGCCTGGCACCGCTGCAGGCCAAGAGTCTGGCCAACCTGCCGCCCGCCGTGATCGTGAATGCCGAGTTCGATCCGCTGCGTGATCAGGGAGCGGCCTATGCCCATGCACTGCGCGCCGCAGGTGGCCAGGCCGAGCTGATTGAAGGGGCGGGCATGATCCATGGCTTCTTCGACATGGGCCGCTGGTCGCCGGGCGCGCAGGCCGTCATCACGCGCAGCATCGAGCGCTTTGCCGGGCTGCTGAAATCGCAAACCCGTTGA